One window of the Elusimicrobium sp. An273 genome contains the following:
- a CDS encoding LpxI family protein has translation MTTKKIGLIAGEGKMPVYIAQKATANGYEVYVAGAKGNAKEEDFKTCARVFRAFRLGQLGAGIRFFKEHGVTRVVMAGRVQHTSIFSNLMPDLRGAKFLASLKNMQAKNILSRVMDEFKKDGITFENSALFLEDFMPQKGLLSARPLTPEEEKTAAFGYKIAKAIAALDIGLTCVVSQNAVIAVEGMEGTDRCILRAGELYKSSAEKKSTVAVVKVARPDQDSRFDLPVIGKGTVESLHKAGFEVLAFEAGKTLVLDLEEVIRLADKYHISVTAI, from the coding sequence ATGACGACTAAGAAAATAGGCCTCATTGCCGGCGAAGGAAAAATGCCCGTCTACATTGCCCAAAAGGCAACCGCCAACGGGTATGAGGTATACGTCGCCGGCGCTAAAGGCAACGCCAAAGAAGAAGATTTCAAAACCTGCGCCCGTGTGTTCCGTGCGTTTCGGCTGGGGCAGCTGGGCGCAGGCATTCGCTTCTTTAAAGAACACGGCGTTACGCGCGTGGTCATGGCGGGGCGCGTACAGCACACGTCTATTTTCTCTAACTTAATGCCGGATCTGCGGGGCGCCAAGTTTTTGGCTTCGCTTAAAAATATGCAGGCCAAAAACATCCTCTCCCGCGTGATGGACGAATTTAAAAAAGACGGCATTACCTTTGAAAATTCGGCCTTGTTTTTAGAAGATTTTATGCCCCAAAAAGGGCTCCTTTCCGCCCGGCCGCTTACGCCGGAAGAAGAAAAAACGGCGGCCTTCGGCTACAAAATTGCCAAGGCGATTGCCGCGCTGGACATCGGGCTTACGTGCGTGGTCAGCCAAAACGCCGTGATTGCGGTGGAAGGGATGGAAGGCACCGACCGCTGCATTTTGCGGGCGGGAGAGCTGTATAAAAGCTCGGCCGAAAAGAAATCCACCGTGGCGGTGGTCAAAGTGGCCCGCCCGGATCAGGACAGCCGTTTTGATCTGCCCGTCATCGGCAAAGGCACCGTGGAAAGCCTGCATAAAGCCGGGTTTGAAGTCTTGGCTTTTGAAGCGGGCAAAACATTGGTGCTGGATTTGGAAGAAGTCATCCGCCTGGCGGACAAATACCACATTTCTGTAACGGCCATCTAG
- the tpiA gene encoding triose-phosphate isomerase, whose translation MTKRTPIIAGNWKMHNTLAESAALITALTKAGNKNHVEIIVAPSYTSLAKVAELAKGSEIQVAAQDVHWEDKGAFTSAVSPVQAKDAGATHTLIGHSERRSVFGDTDEILNKKVAAALRHGLTVIFCVGETLEEREAGKTLSVIESQLKNGLKDFTEEQLKGLIIAYEPVWAIGTGKTATPDQAQEVHAAIRAYLAKAYSPAFAEATRILYGGSVKDSNVDEIMAKEDVDGALVGGQSLIAEKFARIINFN comes from the coding sequence ATGACCAAAAGAACACCTATTATCGCCGGAAACTGGAAAATGCACAATACCTTGGCGGAATCCGCCGCGCTGATCACCGCGCTGACCAAAGCCGGCAACAAAAACCACGTAGAAATCATTGTAGCCCCGTCCTACACGTCGCTGGCCAAAGTAGCCGAACTGGCCAAAGGATCCGAAATCCAGGTAGCTGCCCAAGACGTGCATTGGGAAGACAAAGGCGCTTTTACCAGCGCGGTTTCCCCCGTGCAGGCCAAAGACGCCGGCGCCACCCACACGTTAATCGGCCACAGCGAACGCAGAAGCGTATTTGGCGACACGGATGAAATTTTAAACAAAAAAGTAGCCGCCGCCCTGCGCCACGGTTTAACCGTCATCTTCTGCGTAGGCGAAACCTTGGAAGAACGCGAAGCCGGCAAAACGCTTTCCGTCATTGAAAGCCAGCTTAAAAACGGCTTGAAAGATTTTACCGAAGAACAATTAAAAGGCCTGATTATCGCCTATGAACCGGTGTGGGCCATCGGCACCGGCAAGACCGCCACGCCCGACCAAGCCCAGGAAGTACACGCCGCGATCCGCGCGTACTTGGCCAAAGCCTATTCGCCGGCCTTTGCAGAAGCGACCCGCATTCTCTACGGCGGCAGCGTAAAAGATTCCAACGTGGACGAAATTATGGCCAAAGAAGACGTGGACGGCGCTTTAGTCGGCGGCCAGTCTTTGATTGCGGAAAAATTCGCCCGCATCATTAACTTTAACTAA
- the deoC gene encoding deoxyribose-phosphate aldolase: MNPAKLIDHTLLKPNATRADIHRLCEEARQYGFFSVCINPVWVSYAKELLKGSDVKVCTVIGFPLGANTTAVKVYETQDALKNGADEVDMVINIGALKAQDYDTVLQDIQAVRQASLGHVLKVIIETSQLTDEEKVKACEISAQAKADFVKTSTGFTGGGATAPDVALMRKSVPPSVQVKASGGVRTRADFDAMVAAGATRIGASSGVKIIEGK; this comes from the coding sequence ATGAACCCGGCAAAACTGATTGACCATACCCTCTTAAAACCCAATGCCACCCGGGCGGACATTCACCGCCTGTGCGAAGAAGCCCGCCAATACGGCTTCTTCAGCGTATGCATTAACCCGGTGTGGGTGTCTTACGCCAAGGAACTGTTAAAAGGCTCGGACGTAAAAGTGTGCACGGTCATCGGTTTTCCGCTGGGGGCCAACACCACGGCCGTAAAAGTTTACGAAACGCAGGACGCTTTAAAAAACGGCGCCGACGAGGTGGATATGGTCATCAACATCGGCGCCCTCAAAGCGCAGGATTACGACACGGTACTGCAGGACATCCAGGCCGTGCGCCAAGCCAGCTTGGGCCATGTGTTGAAGGTCATTATTGAAACGTCGCAGCTGACGGATGAAGAAAAAGTAAAAGCCTGCGAAATTTCCGCTCAAGCCAAGGCGGATTTCGTCAAAACCTCCACCGGTTTTACCGGCGGCGGAGCTACGGCGCCCGACGTGGCGCTGATGCGCAAATCCGTGCCGCCTTCCGTGCAGGTAAAAGCCTCCGGCGGGGTTCGTACCCGTGCGGATTTTGATGCCATGGTCGCCGCCGGCGCCACCCGCATCGGGGCCAGCAGCGGCGTAAAAATTATCGAGGGAAAATGA
- a CDS encoding DnaA ATPase domain-containing protein: protein MIKQWDVISRLDPKDQSRRYTLVTDGTEHDARLIAKKLAGYVQAPQPAAAPFVYAFELPADLDEDTLEKIRTAVREGVEQTNKVNQFVPGGILGDPLFNSEVTKDDKAFPTFVTLDPSESFFREPQDAPSVPPPAPQEEKPVADFQQQSVKINAEDTQQSIGLEKQTVSANPTGKEQSGEITISDKDMLIKDMEGTMLGQMPLEDIFSAETKYDMFLDLENQKLVKNSQVQREQKMNNLADGKGSLEDSFNIFEQKMKDQTCIIDLDDLNAITDRLPKKDMDFLKHTAHGEALQQTPAEQAEQPSAPAKPVQKPLPEPADAAQTPNQAPEIPDLARPTDNEPTPAVAEITPEPAESDGVEDPFEQIEKTARLKTQSGAAAAPQVPPAPPLQDLSAPVASVSLSAADEEPLNLGPSPEEASVTDFAEHPSHGEIPEEVAILNTVPPTQYSRKTVSPSAGAEDLPEITIRGQKIESLDKTFNLETTLNTEVMKHQYEKSFHDTTVTPAVKRPAAHPQPPAAAEKPQAPAEPKEKTAPVKLHLAGEKKPAEQPAAHPKISRSVTPGESDMEENQELKTTFRIRRKIDIPHAPAAPVPPPPAAPAAPQPAAPAAPAAKAPAQQPAQPKQPVSNRPAPKPAAANTIIEKTKTIDHSIEIPLSELKKHNWPLEVPLVPTYTLETMVMSVNRFAHATAISVIENPGKLYNPLVLHGATGTGKTHFLNAMAYAFSKKYGQENIFMTNGVRLSRGIQRYVMEGNIEKFEKFMDTVKVLLIDDIHLLAINEQNRMYISKLLNKFLQDQKQIVITSKYPPESLEKLEELIKFRLDSGWISELKPASGNTHFKIVKKMLLDNGVDLNDAQISAFFGGPHMTLGTVTRSIRRLKVLENLIFPHLPEAERSQAMIFEKLLATGGEDETSEVLTRDPETITSITTTGNGEWGRIGFFYPQNSSHMMNWMVFALQQRAKELGIEGGFEIAVRSSYATENIISSAFKIANLCDNKKLKGAVILGPALTVCDPSVRENFYDILTHMLEIMLIRCGIINYEDAKSPSTYVKVLSELLR from the coding sequence ATGATTAAACAGTGGGATGTTATCTCCCGGTTGGATCCGAAAGACCAAAGCCGCCGTTATACGCTTGTAACGGACGGGACGGAGCATGACGCACGCCTGATTGCCAAAAAATTGGCAGGCTACGTCCAAGCGCCGCAGCCGGCCGCAGCGCCGTTTGTATACGCGTTTGAATTGCCCGCGGATTTAGACGAAGACACCTTGGAAAAAATCCGCACCGCCGTACGGGAAGGGGTGGAACAAACCAATAAAGTAAACCAATTTGTCCCCGGCGGCATTTTGGGAGATCCCCTGTTTAATTCCGAAGTAACCAAAGACGATAAAGCTTTCCCGACCTTTGTAACGTTGGATCCATCGGAAAGTTTCTTCCGCGAGCCGCAGGATGCGCCGTCCGTGCCGCCGCCTGCCCCGCAGGAAGAAAAACCCGTAGCCGATTTTCAGCAGCAAAGCGTCAAAATCAATGCCGAAGATACCCAACAATCTATCGGGTTAGAAAAACAAACGGTTTCCGCCAATCCCACCGGCAAAGAACAATCCGGCGAAATTACCATCAGCGACAAAGACATGCTCATTAAAGACATGGAAGGCACCATGTTGGGGCAAATGCCGCTGGAGGACATTTTTTCCGCCGAAACCAAGTATGATATGTTCTTGGATTTGGAAAACCAAAAGCTGGTGAAGAACTCCCAAGTCCAGCGGGAACAAAAAATGAATAATTTGGCCGACGGAAAAGGCAGTCTGGAAGACTCTTTCAACATTTTCGAACAAAAGATGAAAGACCAGACCTGCATTATTGACCTGGACGATTTAAACGCCATTACCGACCGGCTGCCCAAAAAGGATATGGATTTCTTAAAGCATACGGCACACGGGGAGGCGCTGCAACAGACGCCCGCCGAGCAGGCAGAACAACCCTCCGCTCCGGCAAAACCCGTTCAAAAGCCCCTGCCCGAACCTGCCGACGCGGCGCAAACGCCCAATCAGGCGCCCGAAATTCCGGATTTGGCCCGGCCGACAGACAATGAACCGACTCCCGCTGTGGCGGAGATTACGCCCGAACCGGCGGAATCCGACGGCGTGGAAGATCCCTTTGAGCAAATTGAAAAAACCGCCCGTTTGAAAACGCAATCGGGCGCGGCGGCTGCGCCGCAAGTGCCGCCCGCGCCGCCGCTGCAAGACCTTTCGGCGCCGGTGGCTTCCGTTTCGTTATCTGCAGCAGACGAGGAACCCCTGAATTTGGGCCCTTCGCCGGAAGAGGCGTCCGTAACGGACTTTGCCGAGCATCCCTCCCATGGGGAAATTCCGGAAGAAGTGGCCATTTTAAATACGGTTCCGCCCACGCAGTACTCCCGCAAGACGGTCTCTCCAAGCGCGGGCGCGGAAGATTTGCCGGAAATTACCATTCGCGGCCAGAAAATAGAATCGTTAGACAAAACATTTAATTTGGAAACTACGCTTAACACAGAAGTCATGAAACACCAATACGAAAAATCGTTTCATGACACGACTGTTACGCCGGCCGTCAAACGCCCGGCCGCTCATCCGCAGCCGCCTGCCGCTGCCGAAAAGCCACAGGCTCCTGCGGAACCGAAAGAAAAAACTGCACCTGTTAAATTACATTTAGCCGGCGAGAAAAAACCAGCTGAGCAACCCGCTGCACATCCCAAAATTTCACGATCCGTAACCCCGGGGGAATCTGATATGGAAGAAAACCAAGAACTAAAAACTACTTTTAGAATTAGAAGAAAAATCGATATTCCGCATGCACCGGCGGCACCGGTTCCTCCGCCGCCTGCTGCGCCGGCTGCCCCCCAACCGGCCGCTCCGGCGGCGCCTGCCGCTAAAGCGCCGGCCCAACAGCCCGCTCAGCCCAAGCAGCCGGTTTCCAACCGCCCTGCGCCCAAGCCGGCCGCGGCCAATACCATTATTGAAAAAACCAAAACCATCGACCATTCCATTGAAATTCCGCTCTCGGAACTGAAAAAGCACAACTGGCCGCTGGAAGTACCGTTGGTGCCCACCTATACACTGGAAACGATGGTCATGTCCGTCAACCGTTTTGCACACGCCACAGCCATTTCCGTAATTGAAAACCCGGGCAAGCTGTATAACCCGCTGGTATTGCACGGGGCCACGGGTACCGGCAAAACGCACTTCTTAAACGCCATGGCCTACGCGTTTTCCAAGAAGTACGGTCAGGAAAATATCTTTATGACCAACGGCGTGCGCCTTTCGCGCGGCATTCAGCGCTATGTGATGGAAGGCAATATAGAAAAATTTGAAAAATTTATGGATACGGTGAAAGTTTTGCTTATTGACGATATCCACCTGTTGGCTATCAACGAGCAAAACCGGATGTATATTTCCAAACTGCTTAATAAATTTTTGCAAGACCAAAAACAAATTGTCATTACGTCCAAATATCCGCCGGAAAGCTTGGAAAAACTGGAAGAACTGATTAAGTTCCGCCTGGATTCCGGCTGGATTTCCGAATTAAAACCGGCCAGCGGAAACACGCATTTTAAAATCGTCAAAAAAATGCTGCTGGATAACGGAGTGGACTTAAACGACGCGCAAATTTCCGCCTTTTTTGGCGGCCCGCACATGACGCTGGGCACGGTAACGCGCAGTATCCGCCGCTTGAAAGTGCTGGAAAACTTAATTTTTCCGCACCTGCCGGAAGCCGAGCGCTCCCAAGCGATGATTTTTGAGAAACTGCTGGCCACCGGCGGCGAAGACGAAACCAGCGAAGTTTTGACCCGCGATCCGGAAACGATTACGTCTATCACCACCACCGGCAACGGGGAATGGGGCCGGATCGGTTTCTTCTATCCGCAAAACAGCTCGCATATGATGAATTGGATGGTGTTTGCCCTGCAGCAGCGCGCCAAAGAACTGGGCATTGAAGGCGGTTTTGAAATTGCCGTGCGCTCTTCCTACGCTACGGAAAACATCATTTCTTCCGCGTTTAAAATTGCCAACCTGTGCGACAACAAAAAACTGAAAGGAGCCGTCATTTTAGGCCCCGCATTAACGGTATGCGATCCGTCCGTGCGCGAGAATTTCTACGACATTCTTACGCACATGCTGGAGATTATGCTCATCCGCTGCGGCATTATTAATTACGAAGATGCCAAATCTCCCAGCACCTATGTAAAAGTTCTTTCCGAACTGTTGAGGTAA
- a CDS encoding YifB family Mg chelatase-like AAA ATPase, giving the protein MLANVCTGAIKGIEGFAVSVEVDIAAGMPTLAVVGLPDAEVRESKERVVAAVRNSGFDFPAKRITVNLSPAELRKSGTQFDVPIALGILAASGQLSEEAREKISRFLVLGELALDGTLRPCAGVLPMLISCKALGKTAVIPPQNVLEGQVSGVPFITPHTLRELADFLEGKLEESAVKMAYVPQPPQEPESELDFSEVKGQALAKRALEIAAAGGHNILMIGLPGTGKSMLAKRFPGILPPLTQEESLEITKIYSICNLMGKSRLLTRRPFRDPHHTISDVALIGGGSTPRPGEVSLAHNGVLFLDEFAEFSRSALEVLREPLENGRVTISRAKETVSYPARFTLVAAMNPCPCGHLGDPHTPCTCSPMQISRYKARLSGPLLDRIDLTVNLNPVKYTDWNQSSEGETSAQIRARVLQAREIQHRRFAGSSTPANAFMTPREIKMFCPLPAGADRILEAAMRKFGLSARSLDKILKTARTIADLAGKEQIETQHLVEVMQYRPLDRKGVADLG; this is encoded by the coding sequence ATGCTGGCCAATGTATGCACCGGCGCGATTAAAGGAATAGAAGGCTTTGCCGTTTCCGTAGAAGTAGACATCGCCGCAGGAATGCCTACATTGGCCGTTGTCGGCCTGCCGGACGCCGAAGTGCGCGAAAGCAAAGAACGCGTGGTGGCGGCCGTCCGAAACAGCGGTTTTGATTTTCCCGCCAAACGCATTACCGTAAACTTAAGCCCGGCCGAACTGCGCAAGAGCGGCACCCAGTTTGACGTGCCGATTGCCTTGGGCATTTTGGCGGCCAGCGGGCAGCTGTCCGAAGAAGCACGTGAAAAAATTTCCCGTTTTCTTGTGCTGGGGGAACTGGCGCTGGACGGCACCCTGCGCCCGTGTGCGGGCGTGCTTCCTATGTTAATTTCCTGCAAAGCCTTGGGCAAAACGGCCGTCATTCCGCCGCAAAACGTGTTGGAAGGGCAAGTGTCCGGCGTACCGTTTATCACGCCGCATACGCTAAGGGAATTGGCGGATTTTCTGGAAGGCAAGCTGGAAGAGAGCGCCGTAAAAATGGCCTATGTGCCTCAGCCGCCGCAAGAGCCCGAAAGCGAGTTGGATTTTTCGGAAGTAAAAGGCCAAGCCTTGGCCAAACGCGCCCTGGAAATTGCGGCCGCGGGCGGGCACAACATTCTGATGATCGGCCTGCCGGGCACCGGCAAGAGCATGCTGGCCAAACGCTTCCCCGGCATTTTGCCGCCGCTGACGCAAGAAGAATCTTTGGAAATTACCAAAATTTATTCCATCTGCAATTTAATGGGCAAAAGCAGGCTCTTAACCCGCCGCCCGTTTCGCGACCCGCACCACACCATTTCCGACGTGGCCCTGATCGGCGGGGGCTCCACGCCGCGCCCGGGCGAAGTGTCCTTGGCGCACAACGGCGTGCTGTTTTTGGATGAATTTGCCGAGTTTTCCCGCTCCGCATTGGAAGTATTGCGCGAACCGCTGGAAAACGGACGCGTAACCATTTCCCGCGCCAAAGAAACGGTTTCCTACCCGGCGCGTTTTACGCTGGTAGCGGCCATGAACCCCTGCCCCTGCGGCCACTTGGGCGACCCGCACACTCCCTGCACCTGCTCGCCCATGCAAATCAGCCGCTACAAGGCGCGCCTGTCGGGCCCGCTGTTAGACCGTATTGATTTAACCGTTAATTTAAACCCCGTCAAATACACGGATTGGAACCAGTCCAGCGAGGGCGAAACCTCCGCCCAAATCCGCGCGCGGGTGCTGCAGGCGCGCGAAATTCAGCACCGCCGGTTTGCGGGCTCTTCCACGCCGGCTAACGCCTTTATGACGCCGCGGGAAATCAAAATGTTCTGCCCGCTGCCCGCCGGGGCAGACCGTATTTTGGAAGCTGCCATGCGCAAGTTTGGCTTAAGCGCGCGCAGTTTGGATAAAATTTTAAAAACCGCCCGCACCATTGCCGACTTGGCCGGCAAAGAACAAATTGAAACCCAGCACCTGGTGGAAGTCATGCAATACCGCCCGCTGGACAGAAAAGGAGTGGCCGACCTCGGATGA
- the dprA gene encoding DNA-processing protein DprA, giving the protein MNASISAAERLARIQLNAFLYFRADWLERLIEIFGSAQEILRQDAQTLAREANLNPSTAAHLLRDAFSIHPQEEWDKTAALGGHIYIPEDEEYPQSLRNIKEAPIALYVLGRLPAPEQACTALVGTRKITPYGRRVAAKLAGDLSACGVTVVSGLARGVDSECHAAAVRLQKPTVGVIGTGVGRCYPPENRALEKAILQHGGAIVSELPFNSPPNAFHFPRRNRIIAALSQPVVVIEGEIKSGALITAKLALEMGKDVLAVPGPIDSPQSAGPNALIRDGAGVVTAVSDILDYIPQQLRFGLDARFFEKKDDSAPKPQEELTPRQREVMNAVGGSQASLDQIAEALGADVPETASLLFELEVKGFLACENGLYSKSKF; this is encoded by the coding sequence ATGAACGCTTCCATCTCCGCCGCCGAACGGCTGGCACGCATTCAATTAAACGCTTTTCTGTATTTCCGGGCGGACTGGCTGGAGCGGCTGATTGAAATTTTCGGCTCCGCCCAAGAAATCTTGCGCCAAGACGCGCAAACTTTGGCGCGGGAAGCCAATTTAAACCCCTCTACCGCCGCCCATCTGCTGCGGGATGCGTTTTCCATTCATCCGCAAGAGGAGTGGGACAAAACCGCCGCCTTGGGCGGGCATATCTATATTCCCGAAGACGAAGAATACCCCCAATCGCTAAGAAACATCAAAGAGGCCCCCATTGCGCTTTATGTTTTAGGCCGCCTGCCCGCGCCCGAGCAAGCCTGCACCGCTCTGGTGGGTACGCGCAAAATTACGCCCTACGGGCGGCGCGTGGCCGCCAAATTGGCGGGCGATTTGTCCGCCTGCGGCGTAACGGTCGTAAGCGGGCTGGCCCGCGGGGTGGACAGCGAATGCCACGCCGCCGCGGTGCGCCTGCAAAAACCGACGGTGGGCGTAATCGGCACGGGCGTGGGGCGCTGCTACCCGCCGGAAAACCGCGCCTTGGAAAAAGCCATTTTGCAGCACGGCGGGGCCATTGTCAGCGAGCTGCCGTTTAACAGCCCGCCCAATGCATTTCACTTTCCGCGCCGAAACCGCATTATTGCGGCCTTGTCACAGCCGGTGGTGGTGATAGAAGGGGAAATTAAATCCGGCGCCCTGATTACCGCCAAGCTGGCCTTGGAAATGGGCAAAGACGTGCTGGCCGTCCCCGGGCCGATAGACAGCCCGCAGTCCGCCGGCCCCAATGCCCTCATTCGGGACGGGGCGGGGGTTGTAACCGCCGTGTCAGATATACTAGACTATATACCACAGCAACTGCGCTTTGGGCTGGATGCGCGCTTTTTTGAAAAGAAGGATGACTCCGCCCCCAAACCGCAAGAGGAACTGACCCCACGCCAGCGCGAGGTAATGAACGCCGTGGGCGGCAGTCAGGCCAGTTTAGACCAAATTGCCGAGGCTCTCGGCGCGGATGTGCCGGAAACGGCCTCCCTGCTGTTTGAACTGGAAGTAAAAGGCTTCCTGGCCTGTGAAAACGGCCTCTACAGCAAAAGCAAATTTTAA
- the topA gene encoding type I DNA topoisomerase — MATTNPKGKKLVIVESPTKQKTISKILGNDYIVRSSFGHVRDLPSKDIGVDIEHGFKPTYVAVDRAKRLIAELTAAAKNASEIYLATDPDREGEAIAWHLVELLKLPKDRYQRIYFHEITPAAIKESFAHARKIDDNLVNAQQARRILDRIVGYKLSPLLWKKITSGLSAGRVQSVAVRLLAERAKEIAEFKEQEYWTIGAQFEKPGAAPSFWARVTKWQGKNVEQTTTYKLFAEDYKVKTTVFDKPEKLAPLSELLRKGPNTVLKVEKKEVKQKPKPPFITSSMQQDAYNKLGFPSQKTMMTAQHLYEGIDVQGQTVGLITYMRTDSFNVSKLLQEQTKKFIGEKYGPAFVPAKQPVYKSKVMGAQEAHESIHPTDVRRTPQAMKPFLTSDQYKLYELIWLRFVASQMADAVFNTVAIDIASGSKEQCVLRASGRTVKFPGYLSIYKDQEEDSSEEKEDGSALLPILAEGDELKLLDIKTKDHKTTPPPCYNEASLIKTLEKHGIGRPSTYAPTIKTILDRKYIARQPKTSKLVATDLGITVTDSLKDFFKEIMDLSYTAGVEEQLDQVAEGNQQWVKLLSDFYTNFKKELDEAEQGMQRPAAKETDEKCPICGKMMLKKRSRFGEYLVCSDPQCKGKINLTSSGEKVQPEKTDEICDKCGAPMVIRTGRRGKFLACSAYPKCKNTYSLDAQGHKVASTGPIITDRLCEKCGKPMVLRTSKRGEFLGCSGYPKCKTIVTVTPEEIEQIKAAHAAKTAAEAKK; from the coding sequence ATGGCCACCACCAATCCGAAAGGCAAAAAGCTGGTTATCGTAGAATCTCCTACCAAGCAGAAGACCATCAGCAAAATTTTGGGCAACGACTATATTGTGCGCAGCTCCTTCGGGCACGTGCGGGATTTGCCGTCCAAAGACATTGGCGTGGATATTGAGCACGGGTTTAAACCCACCTATGTCGCGGTAGACCGCGCCAAACGCCTCATTGCCGAGCTGACGGCCGCCGCCAAAAACGCCAGCGAAATTTACCTCGCTACCGACCCTGACCGCGAAGGGGAAGCCATTGCGTGGCACTTGGTGGAACTGTTAAAACTGCCCAAAGACCGCTACCAGCGCATTTACTTTCACGAAATTACCCCCGCGGCCATTAAGGAATCGTTTGCCCACGCCCGCAAGATTGACGACAACCTCGTTAACGCCCAACAGGCGCGGCGCATTTTAGACCGCATTGTGGGCTACAAATTATCCCCCCTCTTGTGGAAAAAAATCACTTCCGGCCTTTCCGCCGGTCGGGTGCAGTCCGTGGCCGTGCGGCTGCTGGCGGAACGCGCCAAAGAAATTGCCGAATTTAAGGAACAGGAATACTGGACGATCGGCGCCCAGTTTGAAAAGCCCGGCGCCGCGCCTTCCTTCTGGGCGCGCGTAACCAAATGGCAGGGCAAAAACGTGGAACAAACCACCACCTATAAATTGTTTGCCGAAGATTACAAAGTAAAGACAACCGTTTTTGACAAGCCGGAAAAACTGGCCCCGCTGTCGGAGTTGCTGCGCAAGGGGCCCAACACGGTTTTAAAGGTGGAAAAGAAAGAAGTCAAACAAAAGCCCAAACCGCCTTTTATCACCAGCTCCATGCAGCAGGACGCGTATAACAAACTCGGTTTCCCTTCTCAAAAAACCATGATGACGGCCCAACACCTCTACGAAGGGATTGACGTGCAGGGCCAGACCGTCGGTTTAATTACGTATATGAGAACGGACTCGTTTAACGTATCCAAACTGCTGCAGGAACAAACCAAAAAATTCATCGGCGAGAAATACGGCCCCGCCTTCGTGCCGGCCAAACAGCCCGTATACAAAAGCAAAGTGATGGGCGCGCAGGAAGCGCACGAATCCATCCACCCGACCGACGTGCGCCGCACGCCGCAGGCCATGAAACCCTTTTTAACCAGCGACCAATACAAACTCTACGAGCTTATCTGGCTGCGCTTTGTGGCCAGCCAAATGGCCGACGCGGTGTTTAACACGGTAGCCATTGATATCGCCTCCGGCAGCAAAGAACAATGCGTCTTGCGCGCCAGCGGGCGGACGGTGAAATTCCCGGGCTACTTGTCCATTTACAAAGACCAGGAAGAAGACTCTTCGGAAGAAAAAGAAGACGGAAGCGCACTGCTGCCGATTTTGGCGGAAGGAGACGAACTGAAACTGTTGGACATTAAAACCAAAGACCACAAAACGACGCCCCCCCCCTGCTACAACGAAGCCAGCCTGATTAAAACGCTTGAAAAACACGGCATCGGCCGTCCGTCCACCTATGCGCCTACCATCAAAACGATTTTAGACCGCAAATACATCGCCCGTCAGCCCAAAACCAGCAAACTAGTAGCCACGGATTTGGGCATTACGGTAACGGACAGTTTAAAAGATTTCTTTAAAGAAATTATGGATCTTTCCTATACCGCCGGCGTGGAAGAGCAGTTAGACCAAGTGGCCGAAGGCAACCAGCAATGGGTAAAGCTCCTGTCGGACTTTTATACCAACTTTAAAAAAGAATTGGACGAAGCCGAACAGGGCATGCAGCGCCCGGCCGCCAAAGAAACCGACGAAAAATGCCCCATCTGCGGCAAAATGATGCTAAAGAAAAGAAGCCGCTTTGGGGAATACCTGGTGTGCAGCGACCCGCAGTGCAAAGGGAAAATTAATTTAACCAGCTCCGGCGAAAAAGTCCAGCCGGAAAAAACTGACGAAATCTGCGACAAATGCGGCGCCCCCATGGTGATCCGCACGGGGCGGCGCGGCAAATTTTTGGCCTGCTCGGCCTATCCCAAATGCAAAAACACCTATTCGTTGGACGCGCAGGGCCACAAAGTGGCCTCCACGGGCCCGATTATTACCGACCGCCTGTGCGAAAAATGCGGCAAACCCATGGTGCTGCGCACTTCCAAACGCGGGGAGTTTTTAGGCTGTTCCGGCTATCCCAAGTGCAAAACGATTGTTACCGTAACGCCGGAAGAAATTGAACAAATCAAAGCGGCCCATGCCGCCAAAACGGCCGCCGAAGCAAAAAAATAA